A single genomic interval of Dromiciops gliroides isolate mDroGli1 chromosome 1, mDroGli1.pri, whole genome shotgun sequence harbors:
- the CEBPD gene encoding CCAAT/enhancer-binding protein delta produces MSTALYSLDSPACYRNWSMEPANFYETNKGGGGGPGGPGASCKPGRGPLSGCEEHGSGGSGGGGGGAGGGGGGGGANLAELSAAAPAMYDDESAIDFSSYIDSMSSVPNLELCHDELFADLFNSNHKPDRGGGGAGGAASHASAGDYEYLPGHSAHSHPAAHKDFASALATLLGAGTSASPPGALKQEPDWSDSDMSSSLLPSQIATCAQTIMNLSAAGQPTPPTSPEPSGCSSSSSCSSGRSPAAPAPQPPHLGKEKSGSGMSGGKKSLDRFSPEYRQRRERNNIAVRKSRDKAKKRNQEMQQKLVELSSENEKLHKKIEQLTRDLSSLRQFFKQLPSSSFLQAGTASSGIDCR; encoded by the coding sequence ATGAGCACCGCGCTCTACAGCCTCGACAGCCCGGCATGCTACAGAAACTGGTCCATGGAACCGGCCAACTTCTACGAGACTAATaaaggcggcggcggcggccccgGGGGACCGGGAGCCTCCTGCAAGCCGGGCCGGGGCCCCCTGAGCGGCTGCGAGGAGCACGGCAGCGGCGGCAgtggcggaggaggaggaggagcgggaggcggcggcggcgggggcggcgCTAACCTGGCGGAGCTGAGCGCGGCCGCCCCGGCCATGTACGACGACGAGAGCGCCATCGACTTCAGCTCCTACATCGACTCCATGTCCTCCGTGCCCAACCTGGAGCTGTGCCACGACGAGCTCTTTGCCGACCTCTTCAACAGCAATCACAAGCCCGACCGCGGGGGCGGCGGGGCCGGCGGGGCTGCCAGCCACGCCAGCGCCGGGGACTACGAGTACCTGCCCGGGCACTCGGCGCATTCCCACCCCGCGGCGCACAAGGACTTTGCCAGCGCCCTGGCCACCCTCTTGGGCGCGGGCACCAGCGCGTCCCCGCCGGGGGCCCTGAAGCAGGAGCCCGACTGGAGCGACAGCGACATGTCGTCATCCCTGCTGCCCTCGCAGATCGCCACCTGCGCGCAGACCATCATGAACCTGTCGGCGGCCGGCCAGCCCACCCCGCCCACCTCCCCGGAGCCGTCCGGCTGTAGCTCCAGCTCCAGCTGTTCCAGCGGCCGTTCCCCGGCCGCGCCAGCGCCGCAGCCGCCACATCTGGGCAAGGAGAAGAGCGGTAGCGGCATGAGCGGCGGCAAGAAGTCTCTGGACCGGTTCAGCCCCGAGTACCGACAGCGGCGGGAGCGCAACAACATCGCGGTGCGCAAGAGTCGGGACAAGGCCAAGAAGCGCAACCAGGAGATGCAGCAGAAGCTGGTGGAGCTCTCCTCCGAGAACGAGAAGCTGCACAAGAAGATCGAGCAGCTGACCAGGGACTTATCGAGTCTGAGACAGTTTTTCAAACAGCTGCCCAGCTCGTCCTTTCTCCAGGCCGGCACCGCCTCCTCGGGCATTGACTGTCGGTAA